The Equus asinus isolate D_3611 breed Donkey chromosome 1, EquAss-T2T_v2, whole genome shotgun sequence genome segment ACATGACTGGAGCCTACAGCTTACTCTTAATGGGAGAGTATTGAGAGAATACAGTGAGAAACCAGATAATGAAGGTCTTTATGGCATTCTAAGGTATATGGTCATTGTTCCGCATTTCCTGACAGGCAATGGTAAGCCATTCAAATACTGTAACTGGAGTGAGGGATCAAAGTTGGGTCAGAAAGATTGTTCTGGAAGCAGTATGGGTTACCGACCTGTGAGATGGTCAGGGATGGGTCAAGAAAGTTACTAGTAAATATATGGGTAAAAACTTGGAGAGGACTTCAAGTCCTTTGCATTGGTAACAGAAGAGGGAAGGCATTTATGAAGAGTAGACATAGGTTTTGtttagggagagagaaaaaaacaactttaatacCTATTTTTTGCAGTGGGTGACTGGATAGTGGTCCTGTGATGGTTTCTAGTGGCAGAGATCTGCTATTAAGGTATTTTGTCGTACTGTCTTAGACAGTACAATGTGTATTGTGGGATTTTTATCAGGGAAGTTATCTGACACTGTAGTTAcatgaatttcattcttttggctTCTAAACTCTTAAAACAATGCTGAAATCCAAGCTGagacttctttcctttctttcattagaggaaaaaaaccccaaatgctTGTACAGATATATTATTCCAGGTATGGGAGGCACTTTGATACATTCCTCAGCAGTGAAATTGAGTTCGTAAGATCAACCTCACAATATTGAGTAAATCGCCTCATGAGCACTGATTTGAGTATAACTATTGCTTCTTCTATAAACTTAGTAGAAGTTTTATCTTAACTTCATTTGTCAGTTATATAAACCTGTCTTGCAAAACCAAATGGCTTTCCCAAAAATGTATTTGTATGAGAGAAATGCCTGGAATTATTGACACCATTGCAATGATTACCTCTGAAGAATTCAAATGGGAGAAGATGTGTGTGTTAAAGGATAGTGCTGAATTGTAGATTTAGAAAGGTTTTTAAATCCAAAGGACTTTTGTTGCCATTTGTTCTGTAAGGCCTGACATGAATTAGCCTTTCTGAAGCGATGACAACCTAAATTATGCTTAGTGGTAGTCGGTCTCTTTTAAAAAGAGTCACTAAATATGGGTGATGTTTGTGATATGCCGACTAACTGATATGGCCTAGGAACTAACCAGTGAGTACAGATGCCTACTCTAGTGCTGAAGAGGGGTCCCAGAGGCCACTGTTACAGTCATTGCCCCTTCATTTGTTGAATCCTGGGAATATCCAAGGAGGAACTGGGGGCATTAGTTACCAAGTGGCATGGAAGAAATTCAACATTTTAATTGGTACAGCCATATAGGTGCATATTGGCTGCAAGAGACAAAATGACTAGCTACTGTATTCTCTTTCTAGGTTTCAGAAATGGAGGTCTGTATTTCCCATATTCAGTGGTACTCAATGAATATCCTGGCTTTCTTGTACCTCAGTCCCCATTGCCCACTACACTTAACCGAAGACCCATATTCCCTGTGTTTTGTAATCCAGCACAATTCCGGCACTATAGTGgctatggaaaaaaaatgaaaacaaaagagactCAAACTGAACCTCAGCAGGCTGAAAACATGAGCAAAAAACAAGACATCCACTCAGAAGTCAATGGCCATGACACAGGTAGGGTGACCAGTATCCCTGCTACTAATGTTGACATCGAAACTGACAACATTCCTGCAAAAGCAGTTGGGGCTCTGTCTTCTGTTGCCCAGAAGAGGGAGCTACTTGATAAGAGCCCTTCTAATAATGCTGTTAATAGAAACACGCCTCACAGAAGCTTTAcatctgagaaagagaaaatgaggataGAACAGGGTGAAGGATCCCCTGTAATACAGTTCCGGAAGACTTTGAAAGAAATCATGCGTTTGCTTGACCTAGCATACGGTGAAGCTGTGCCAGAGAACATGGTGCAGCAAAATGAGATTTCACAGAGTTCATGTGAAAGTAGGGGTATGCTCTGTAACCCTCATGAGGATGAAGATGGCATTACATATGAAGATGAACAAAGAGCTGTTCCGTTGGAGTACCATCTTGATATTGTAAGGCATAATGAGATGTCAAAGTCAGGATTAACCATGGAAGTGAACTTggataaagaaaagaagggaTTCTCAGCTGTTCCCCAAATCCTGCCATCTCCAGATGAAGTAAAAGGTGAAGATGAGATCCAGAATACCTTGATCTCAAAATTGTGCCAGTCTACTGGAGATGGCAACAAACTCCAGCAGGAAAGCCCACTCAGCGGTAGCATGGAAACAGTTAATGACCTGAGCCTACAGTCTCAAACCCAGACACCCCTTAGCATTGGGGAAGGAAAGCCCCACAACAGTAGTGGGAGCCATGGCTCCCTGGAGAAACAGGATGAAGATGAAGTGGTAGAGAGTAATAACTCCCCCCAGGGGTGTGTTCCCTCCCCTACCTGGGTGGCAGAGTTCAACCGAGTGGATGAAAGCATCATGTGTGATATGAGCTGGTGGCTGGATGCAGAGGTGGCGAAATCTCCAGAGTCATCACCAGAAAGTTGTAGAAAGGGAACAGAGAAAAAGTCCGTTGGGAGTAGGGAACTGAATGAAGATGAAGTGGTAGAGAATAATAACTGCTCCCAAGGGTGCCTTCCCTCCCATACCTGGTTGGTCCCACTCAACCGAGTAGATGAAGGCATCCAGTGTGACATGAGCTGGTGGCAGGATAGAGAGCTGGAGAAATCCCCTGAGTCATCAccaaaaagcagtagaaagggaACAGGCAAAACGTCAGTCGGGAATAGGAAACTGGATGAAGGTGAAGCGAGAGAGAGTAATAGCTACCCTGAGAAATATGTCCCTTCCCCTACCTTGTTGGCCCAGTCCAAACGAGTGGATGTAGGCATCATGTGCAATATGGGCTTGTGCCACAGTGAGGAGGTCAGAACAACCCCTAAGGAAATTTCCTCAGAAGATGAAGAGTCATTGCAAGACTGCAGTTCTAAGGGATCAGACAAGTCAGGGACGAGTAGGGAATGCATCCAGTGTGATAGGAGCTGGTGGCAGGATGCAGAGCTCCAGAAATCCACTGAGCAAATGCCCCCTATAGATGAAGAGTTGTCACCAGACTGCAAAATAAAGGGATCATGGAAAAAGTCAATCAGGAATAGGAAATTAAACACAGATGAAGAAGAAATGATCATAGATGATAAGACTGAGGAGGTATATAATGAGAACTTCACAAAGTATGCAAAAACTAAAAAGACTGCGAAAGGCAGGAAGCTGAATGTGCTGAACAGCTTCTCAAATGGTAAGACAGtctatttgttgaagaaaaacGCTGCCTTGAACGTTGTACTTCCTGAGGATTCAGAAGACACTGAGTTGGAACAGGAAGTTGAAGATGAAATGTATGAGGTAGCATGCCTTTTTGGGGAGGTTAGTCCACAGGGCCCTCTGACATCTTCCATAGGAAGGTTGTATCGCAAGTCTGGCAGGATAATCAGGATGCCACCTGAgagctctctccctccccaactTATTGTGTGGCCCAGATATAGGTACAAGTTGAAGTGTGGTGAATATGAGAGCATCCCTATGGTTTACAAGGTGAAGAGACAGGATGGCTGTGAAATCACTTACGGCAGGCTCCACAAGAAACATACCATGGCCAAGCAGGAGAGATTGGAGTCCAAGAGAGCCTCTCACAAAACATTGGAATGTAAGTGACTAATGGGCTCCTATACATTTGGTTGTCTCTGGTTGTTGCATATTGGGTCCTAGATGTAGAAGCAGCCATGGATGAGTAGTATTTCTCCATTTGGAAAGCATGTCCTTACTTAAGCTATAGGTGCCATATTTGTAGGATTTGCAAAGAGAATCTCTAGTTAAGAGTTTCTGTTTTCTATGAAATTATAATGTAATTTGAAACAAAGACCTCTAGTAGACGATGATAAAGAACCAGGTGATGTTGGTAAATAAGAGTTGGGTTGAGAtcgcaaaggagagagagatggacatAGATGGAGCTGGAGTTGCTGAGAATGGGCAATCCATGTGGAGGcagtgaattctttttttttttttttttttgaggaagattaggcctgagctaacatctgctgccagtcctcctctttttgatgaggaaaactggccttgagctaacatccatgcccatcttcctctattttatatgtgggatgcctgccacagcatagcttgccacaCGGTACcaggtctacacccgggatccgaactgacgaaccctgggccactgaagcagaacgtgtgcacttaaccgctgcaccagtgggccagccccgaggCAGTGAGTTTTTATATGGATTTAGGAGTTGTGGTTTGgagtgggaaagaagagaaagtttgGAGTAGGAATGGAGACAGTAGCTTGAACTCAGATGTGCAGCCAGGGCAGGTCAAGAGTTTCCAGGGATTCAGCCTGAGACCATCCTGCCAGAGGGAAGACTGGTGATGAATTGGGACAGAAGAGAGGCCAAGCAGAATTGGGCTAAAGTAATAGATTTAccctttagtttttatttttattctgtaggTAATAAGGGGCCAATTCAAATTGAGTAGAGAAATGACAGGAAGAAATGTGCTCTAGGAATCTTCAACTGGCAGTATTGTTAGGCAGAGTTAGAATGGAGAGTGCTTATTTGGCTGAAAATCTTGTATAAAGTTAAATTCAACGTTGGATATGGAGAGATGAGAGTCCCAACTCACATGGGAGTAAAAACACCGCAGGGGATTTATTAACAAAATTGATTCTGTAAAAAAATGCTGAGGTTTGAACTAGGATACCTAGAGACAATGATAACATCCCTGGAAACAGTTTGGGAAGAGACGTTGTTTTGCTTTGTTGCGTACTTGTGGGTGGGAGGAGTGTATAAAATGGTGAGTTTGAGGGACTGGATTAGCAGATCATCCACATCTGGTTGAAGCTGGAGTTTGGACCACCCTGTGaatgggggggtgggagggagctcAAGGAGGACTGGGAAGGGCCCAAAGTAGAGCTTTGGGGAATGATCACATCTGGGGAGCAAAGGATGAAGGAAAGCAGGTAAGTGAATGGGAGGCATAAGGGCCCCAGGGAAATTTAATTAAGTACCATTCTTAGCCCCAAGACCTTTAGACCCAACAAGTATTTAAGCctaccttttcttttaaaagtgggGGTATTGTCAAACCTTCACTCTTGGCTGTTAGTTGTCTTGACTTTGATTCATACCCAGTGATTtggaaagggttttttttttttaaaaacaagctgACTTTATGATATGAGCAGAGTTTTTTGGCTTTGGTATGGTTAGTCCTTTCTTATAAAGGAGGGCAAGAATGAATGTTCTGGGCCACTGTGCTTACAGAACCCTCATGCATAGTAAATGGAAGCATGGGGTAAACTTCGTAATGAATGGGAGCATTCCAGATGTGTAAGCCCTAGTTCCTGACGACTAACATTGTAAAATTAATAGTCAAACACTGGCCACCTGACCTTTAGTCTTAATTGCCTCTGCTGTCATTTCCCATCATAGTGTGTAGAAGCCTTTTTTCTGTCTTGGGAAACGACATTGGTTTTAACTTTATTCCCTCGCCTACCTTAATACTGTAGTTTATCAGCTTGAGCACTTTCTCCTTTGACCACATCTGAAAGAAAGTCTTTTTGGGTAGTCCTATCACAGCTGTGTGAAGCGGATATTGAGAACTTTAATTTACTCTAAGTTACACAGTCAGGATTTTAATTTCCAGGCTGAAGGCTCTCTCCTCTAGGTtgtgtttgttattatttttgctaaataattttttttgctgCTAAGAATTGTAGAATGGTATAAAATAGTATCTTGAAAAATAGGTAATTTTCTTGAAAGAGatgtttttgatttgtttttctctctggtttTTAAGCAACTTGGATTATTGAATGTATGAATCCCTTCTTCCCTCAGGTAACTGTGAGAGAGCGAAAACCAAGGTACCTTACAAATTAACAAGTAAAAACAAAGATTTGAGGCAGATGCAGTAAAGTTTAGGAAATACCCAGCAAATATAGAGGTGGGTATCTATCTTGTGTCCAGTTTTATGATTTGCTTTTCGGATTTAATTTGTTTAGGGTTTCCTACTCAGTGCCTTTTCTGCCCTCCAAAACTAATACTTCCTGTGGGCAATGAAAAATGGCAGCATTCTAACCAGCTAATAGACATTTCTGTAGGCCCTAGCTTATAAATTTATTGGAGCCAAAGCCTTTCAGTTTGATGGAATGTTATTTTTATCCtggtttttcacttttaattccTGATGTTGCTACTGATAGTAAATTGTGGGTTATATGGGATTTAGTAAGTTACCCTGGTggcttcactcttttttttttttttttttaaagatttatttttttcctttttctccccaaagccccccagtacatagttgtatattcttcgttgtgggttcctctagttgtggcatgtgggacgctgcctcagtgtggtttgacgagcagtgccatgtccgcgcccaggattcgaaccaacgaaacactgggccgcctgcagcggagcgcgcgaacttaaccactcggccacggggccagccccgtggtggcTTCACTCTTAAAGTGTCCCAGTTTGAAGCTGGGTACTGGAAACTCTTAGTATCTCCCTCAAGGGGCTAGTAGCATGATAGCATGACTGGCTTTCCTTCAGAGTCTTGGCATTGAGTATCCCTACCACGGCCCCAACTCCTAGGCCTGGGGGGTAAGGGAGCAGTCACTTGAGGGTGCTTTAAAGGCTATTCCCGCCATACATTGGTCATAAAGGAAAGACTGATAaccaagttcaggcaaaatgtcAGAACCTTTAGCTTTATCTTACAGAGATGGAAACTAAAGATTCCTAATGATTCTGTGTATAATGTATCTTGAGTCTGTTATACAACAGATATCAGGAAGTGTATCATTCTGTTGTTATTTCATAGGAAACAAATTGCTGAGTTCCACCTacaaagaagagctaaatattGCATTGTCGTGATGGTTTGAAGCATGTGATCTCTCTCTTGATTTGAACTAATAAAGCTATTATACCTACAAACAAGTTAAGAAAACGGGATGTTGTAAAGCCTTTGGAATTATAAGTTGGAAAACAGCAAATAAATTGAATTGCATATGCATGTCATTCTTaagcattttcttcctctcttaaaATGGCCACATCACTAATAACACCAATAGAGTTGAGTCATTCATGAATACTTCTGGTGTGTATGCTTCAGTCTTGTATTCTCCAAGGATCTATGGGTAAGGGAGAAAGGATGGTGGAATTGGGGACATTAATAAATAAGTAGATTAAGGATTCCCCATAAACAGGAACTACCCTGGGGACAGAGACTGTGCCTTACCCATTTTTTATAAATGGAGACCAGGCACATAGATCCACTGATGGATATGACCAGGGGTGGTGGGTTGTAGTATCCTATGTTCTTTACTTCCAATCAGTGTGCATTCCTAGAAACAGAGGAAGCTTTAGGCAAACAAAAGTTCTTTATACTTAGAATCTAGGACCTACAGGTGAAGTGTTTTACTAGGTGCCAGAAAGGTTTATGTGTGGTTGAAGGTGCTCTCAAAGTTATTTGAAAGAACAGGGCAGATGTGGGAGAGAATGGGGGTGCCTCCAAGAAAGGTTCTCTGAGTGACAGTATGGAGAGTGTGGTGAGACATATGGATGGGTCCACCCAATATTGCTTCTAAGCTACcctgtgatgaaaatgtcctCTTTTTAACTCCCTGTAGTAATCAAATACCTCTCAAGATAGTTTAAGGAGACTGGTACAAAGTGATGGCACTGCATTTTTTCAGATGAGATGCAaaaaggcaagcaaaagaaattgTTTCCAAGGCTGGTCTTATGGGAAGTTCTGTGACTTTTTGCCTAACCCCTACTTCAAGATTTGGTGAGACTATATATTCCTTAGGGTCATGGATTCATTGTATCTACTGCAGTATCTTGAAAAGTTAGTATAGTTG includes the following:
- the LOC106829557 gene encoding uncharacterized protein isoform X2 yields the protein MTSYCILFLGFRNGGLYFPYSVVLNEYPGFLVPQSPLPTTLNRRPIFPVFCNPAQFRHYSGYGKKMKTKETQTEPQQAENMSKKQDIHSEVNGHDTGRVTSIPATNVDIETDNIPAKAVGALSSVAQKRELLDKSPSNNAVNRNTPHRSFTSEKEKMRIEQGEGSPVIQFRKTLKEIMRLLDLAYGEAVPENMVQQNEISQSSCESRGMLCNPHEDEDGITYEDEQRAVPLEYHLDIVRHNEMSKSGLTMEVNLDKEKKGFSAVPQILPSPDEVKGEDEIQNTLISKLCQSTGDGNKLQQESPLSGSMETVNDLSLQSQTQTPLSIGEGKPHNSSGSHGSLEKQDEDEVVESNNSPQGCVPSPTWVAEFNRVDESIMCDMSWWLDAEVAKSPESSPESCRKGTEKKSVGSRELNEDEVVENNNCSQGCLPSHTWLVPLNRVDEGIQCDMSWWQDRELEKSPESSPKSSRKGTGKTSVGNRKLDEGEARESNSYPEKYVPSPTLLAQSKRVDVGIMCNMGLCHSEEVRTTPKEISSEDEESLQDCSSKGSDKSGTSRECIQCDRSWWQDAELQKSTEQMPPIDEELSPDCKIKGSWKKSIRNRKLNTDEEEMIIDDKTEEVYNENFTKYAKTKKTAKGRKLNVLNSFSNGKTVYLLKKNAALNVVLPEDSEDTELEQEVEDEMYEVACLFGEVSPQGPLTSSIGRLYRKSGRIIRMPPESSLPPQLIVWPRYRYKLKCGEYESIPMVYKVKRQDGCEITYGRLHKKHTMAKQERLESKRASHKTLE
- the LOC106829557 gene encoding uncharacterized protein isoform X1, producing the protein MTSYCILFLGFRNGGLYFPYSVVLNEYPGFLVPQSPLPTTLNRRPIFPVFCNPAQFRHYSGYGKKMKTKETQTEPQQAENMSKKQDIHSEVNGHDTGRVTSIPATNVDIETDNIPAKAVGALSSVAQKRELLDKSPSNNAVNRNTPHRSFTSEKEKMRIEQGEGSPVIQFRKTLKEIMRLLDLAYGEAVPENMVQQNEISQSSCESRGMLCNPHEDEDGITYEDEQRAVPLEYHLDIVRHNEMSKSGLTMEVNLDKEKKGFSAVPQILPSPDEVKGEDEIQNTLISKLCQSTGDGNKLQQESPLSGSMETVNDLSLQSQTQTPLSIGEGKPHNSSGSHGSLEKQDEDEVVESNNSPQGCVPSPTWVAEFNRVDESIMCDMSWWLDAEVAKSPESSPESCRKGTEKKSVGSRELNEDEVVENNNCSQGCLPSHTWLVPLNRVDEGIQCDMSWWQDRELEKSPESSPKSSRKGTGKTSVGNRKLDEGEARESNSYPEKYVPSPTLLAQSKRVDVGIMCNMGLCHSEEVRTTPKEISSEDEESLQDCSSKGSDKSGTSRECIQCDRSWWQDAELQKSTEQMPPIDEELSPDCKIKGSWKKSIRNRKLNTDEEEMIIDDKTEEVYNENFTKYAKTKKTAKGRKLNVLNSFSNGKTVYLLKKNAALNVVLPEDSEDTELEQEVEDEMYEVACLFGEVSPQGPLTSSIGRLYRKSGRIIRMPPESSLPPQLIVWPRYRYKLKCGEYESIPMVYKVKRQDGCEITYGRLHKKHTMAKQERLESKRASHKTLECNCERAKTKVPYKLTSKNKDLRQMQ